A single Polynucleobacter acidiphobus DNA region contains:
- a CDS encoding extracellular solute-binding protein: MLIFPLGVEAAQGIAQYGKPKYADGFAHFDYVNPNAPRGGTLTLPNPDRRTSFDKFNPFTLRGVTAPGIGALMFESLAVSSADEVSSVYGLIAEDIKVAPDQMSVTFRLRPEAQFSDGSPILADDVKHSFDTLMSKLANPQYRTIYADVKQAVVVSERVIRFDFKTRNSELPLMVGGIPVFSKNWGKKADGSHTPFDKITFEHPIGSGPYVIESYRAGKSMIYKRNPNYWGNKVNVRVGFFNFDRIVYKLYSDDAVRLEAFKAGEFDALVEYRAKNWAKSYVGPKFNNGTLIKKAFPNHNGAGMQGFAMNLRRPIFQDVRVRKALGYALDFEWLNRQLFYDQYSRIESYFQNSDLSANYEGETVPTAAELKLLKPLQAKYPQFVPEAVFGAMPPAPSTAPPSSLRSNLRKAKELLAEAGWTYRDGALRNAKGEVFRFEIVEDGPFFLRILTAYVRNLEKLGIKVDIRTSDFALHQKRMDDYDFDMTTIRFPDTQSPGNELYDRYGSAAAKERGSDNVIGVQSPVVDALIDAIVRAETREQLQAATRSLDRVLWNSYYVVPHWYSPTHRIAYRKEMGYPNPPLYYSAESWILSTWWLKEARK; the protein is encoded by the coding sequence ATGCTTATTTTCCCGCTCGGAGTCGAAGCTGCACAGGGTATCGCGCAATATGGCAAACCTAAATATGCCGATGGTTTTGCCCATTTTGACTATGTCAATCCGAATGCGCCACGCGGTGGGACGCTCACGCTACCCAATCCTGATCGCCGCACCAGTTTTGATAAGTTCAACCCCTTCACCTTACGGGGCGTGACCGCTCCGGGCATCGGCGCTTTGATGTTTGAGTCCTTGGCGGTGAGTAGCGCAGATGAGGTATCGAGTGTGTACGGCTTAATCGCTGAAGATATTAAGGTGGCACCAGACCAGATGTCGGTAACCTTTCGCCTAAGACCCGAGGCGCAGTTCTCCGATGGTAGCCCGATTTTGGCGGACGATGTCAAACACAGTTTTGATACGCTCATGAGCAAGCTTGCTAATCCGCAGTACCGCACTATTTATGCCGATGTGAAACAGGCAGTGGTGGTATCGGAGCGCGTAATTCGGTTTGACTTTAAGACCCGCAACAGCGAGTTACCGTTGATGGTCGGCGGCATACCTGTTTTCTCCAAGAACTGGGGCAAGAAAGCCGATGGCAGTCATACTCCCTTTGACAAGATTACCTTTGAGCATCCAATCGGTAGTGGACCTTACGTGATTGAGTCGTATCGCGCAGGCAAATCCATGATCTACAAGCGCAACCCCAACTACTGGGGCAATAAGGTCAATGTGCGGGTGGGATTCTTTAACTTTGATCGGATTGTCTACAAACTCTACAGCGATGATGCAGTGCGTTTAGAGGCATTTAAGGCCGGTGAGTTTGATGCGCTCGTCGAGTACCGCGCAAAAAATTGGGCAAAGAGTTATGTTGGCCCAAAATTTAATAATGGCACTCTGATTAAAAAAGCGTTTCCCAATCACAACGGCGCTGGCATGCAAGGTTTTGCGATGAACTTGCGCCGTCCTATTTTTCAGGATGTACGAGTTCGTAAAGCCCTTGGATATGCATTGGATTTCGAATGGCTCAATCGTCAACTGTTCTACGATCAATACAGTCGGATTGAAAGTTATTTTCAGAACAGTGATTTGAGTGCTAATTACGAGGGTGAGACTGTACCCACTGCCGCTGAACTCAAACTCCTCAAGCCCTTACAGGCGAAGTACCCTCAATTTGTACCCGAGGCGGTGTTTGGGGCAATGCCACCAGCACCAAGCACTGCACCGCCCAGTAGTTTGCGCAGCAATCTTCGCAAGGCAAAAGAGTTGCTCGCTGAAGCCGGGTGGACCTATCGCGATGGCGCACTCCGTAACGCAAAAGGGGAGGTATTCCGGTTTGAAATCGTCGAAGATGGCCCCTTCTTTTTGAGGATTCTGACCGCCTATGTGCGTAATCTTGAGAAGTTAGGGATCAAGGTGGATATCCGCACCAGCGACTTTGCGCTTCATCAAAAACGCATGGATGACTATGATTTTGATATGACCACCATCCGCTTTCCCGACACCCAAAGCCCTGGGAATGAACTCTACGATCGCTATGGAAGTGCGGCAGCTAAAGAGAGAGGTTCAGACAATGTGATTGGCGTGCAATCACCGGTCGTCGATGCACTAATTGATGCGATTGTGCGCGCTGAAACTAGGGAGCAGTTGCAAGCCGCAACGCGTTCACTCGATCGCGTGCTGTGGAACAGCTACTATGTAGTGCCGCACTGGTATAGCCCAACTCATCGGATTGCATACCGTAAAGAAATGGGCTACCCCAATCC
- the fabI gene encoding enoyl-ACP reductase FabI, with translation MAYLSGKRILITGLLSNRSIAYGIAKACHREGAELAFTYVGERFKDRITEFAKEFNSSLIFDCDVGSDEQIHALFEELGKSWPQFDGFVHSIGFAPREAIAGDFLEGLSREAFKIAHDISAYSFPAMAKEALPMLSPNAALLTLTYLGSMRNVPNYNTMGLAKASLEASVRYLAGSLGPKGIRVNGISAGPIKTLAASGIKGFGKILDAVEKTAPLRRNVTVDDVGNAASFLLSDLASGITAEIIYVDNGFSQVVGGMDEV, from the coding sequence ATGGCTTATTTAAGCGGTAAACGCATCCTCATTACCGGACTCCTCTCCAACCGCTCAATCGCCTACGGCATTGCCAAGGCCTGCCACCGCGAGGGCGCGGAACTTGCATTTACTTATGTGGGTGAACGCTTTAAAGACCGCATCACAGAATTTGCTAAAGAATTCAACAGCTCACTCATTTTTGACTGCGATGTGGGTAGCGATGAGCAGATCCATGCCCTGTTTGAAGAGCTCGGCAAATCCTGGCCGCAATTTGACGGCTTTGTCCATTCAATTGGATTTGCGCCCCGCGAGGCAATTGCTGGAGATTTTCTAGAGGGTTTAAGTCGGGAAGCATTCAAGATTGCGCACGATATCTCAGCGTATAGCTTTCCAGCGATGGCAAAAGAAGCACTGCCCATGCTAAGTCCCAATGCCGCCCTGCTGACCTTGACCTATTTAGGATCAATGCGTAATGTCCCCAACTACAACACCATGGGACTAGCCAAAGCATCCCTCGAGGCTTCGGTTCGCTATTTAGCAGGCTCACTGGGACCCAAAGGTATTCGGGTCAATGGTATCTCGGCCGGTCCGATTAAAACTCTAGCTGCTTCTGGTATTAAAGGCTTTGGAAAAATTCTGGATGCAGTTGAAAAAACCGCTCCTCTGCGACGCAATGTGACAGTGGATGATGTCGGTAATGCCGCCTCATTCTTGCTATCCGATTTAGCCAGCGGTATCACCGCTGAGATTATTTATGTCGATAACGGCTTTAGCCAAGTCGTTGGTGGTATGGACGAGGTTTAG
- the chrA gene encoding chromate efflux transporter: protein MTSSDQTQPQIPLREALAYWLKLGFISFGGPTAQIAMMHDELVEKKRWISERRFLHALNYCMLLPGPEAQQLATYLGWLMHRTWGGILAGTLFILPSLLILIALSWIYLEFGQTPLIAALFEGIKPAVTAIVIVAVIRIAKRSIRHAILAWLALLSFIAIFVFNVPFPLIIVSAGLIGFWLGQRRPALFAQQAHTPSHHADSANKALIDDHTPTPEHARHDASRLYRQLSLGVLLWLIPIVALTLIEGWKSLYPQIAWFFTKAAFLTFGGAYAVLPYVFQGAVEHYQWLTAPQMMDGLALGETKPGPLIMVVAFVGFLAGFGNDTVLGGIGFWGGALGAFVATWFTFLPSFLFIFLGAPLIESTHDNLRFTAPLTAISAAVVGVIANLGVFFAYQVFFPKGFSGGLSVFALLICLGSLVLMLRFQWGVIRTLGLAGLLGILFATNGGLFS, encoded by the coding sequence ATCACTTCCTCGGATCAAACCCAACCACAAATCCCGCTACGAGAGGCATTAGCGTACTGGCTCAAACTCGGGTTTATTAGTTTTGGCGGACCGACCGCTCAGATTGCCATGATGCATGATGAGTTGGTTGAGAAAAAACGCTGGATCTCCGAACGTCGCTTTTTACATGCTCTTAATTACTGCATGCTGCTACCTGGCCCAGAGGCTCAGCAATTAGCCACCTACTTAGGCTGGCTGATGCATCGAACCTGGGGTGGCATCCTGGCGGGCACCTTATTTATTTTGCCCTCGCTCTTGATTCTGATTGCACTCTCATGGATTTATCTGGAGTTTGGTCAAACCCCTTTGATTGCTGCGCTGTTTGAAGGAATTAAGCCGGCGGTGACCGCGATTGTGATCGTGGCGGTTATCCGAATTGCAAAACGCAGTATTCGTCACGCGATACTGGCTTGGCTTGCGCTTCTATCCTTTATCGCCATATTTGTTTTCAATGTTCCGTTTCCGCTAATTATTGTGAGCGCCGGATTGATTGGATTTTGGTTAGGTCAGCGCCGGCCTGCCCTTTTTGCACAACAGGCCCATACGCCATCGCATCACGCAGACTCTGCGAACAAAGCGCTTATCGATGATCACACCCCAACGCCAGAGCATGCTCGCCATGATGCAAGCCGTCTTTATCGGCAACTGAGCCTTGGGGTTTTGTTATGGCTCATCCCGATCGTGGCTTTGACTCTGATTGAGGGCTGGAAATCGCTCTATCCGCAGATCGCTTGGTTTTTTACCAAAGCAGCATTCCTAACCTTTGGGGGCGCGTATGCAGTTTTACCTTACGTCTTTCAGGGCGCTGTCGAGCATTACCAATGGTTAACTGCCCCACAAATGATGGACGGCTTGGCCTTGGGGGAGACCAAACCAGGACCGCTCATTATGGTGGTTGCCTTTGTAGGTTTTCTGGCCGGATTTGGCAATGACACGGTCTTGGGTGGCATCGGATTTTGGGGTGGCGCACTCGGTGCATTCGTAGCAACGTGGTTTACTTTTTTACCTTCCTTCCTATTTATTTTTCTGGGTGCCCCTTTAATTGAATCAACCCACGATAATTTACGGTTTACCGCACCACTCACTGCGATCAGCGCAGCAGTGGTTGGTGTGATTGCCAACCTGGGGGTGTTCTTTGCGTATCAGGTATTTTTCCCAAAAGGCTTCTCAGGTGGCTTATCGGTATTTGCACTTCTCATTTGTTTAGGATCCTTAGTTCTCATGCTTCGATTCCAGTGGGGTGTGATTCGTACCTTGGGTCTGGCCGGACTTTTGGGCATTCTGTTTGCAACCAATGGTGGGCTGTTTTCCTAA
- a CDS encoding FAS1-like dehydratase domain-containing protein, translated as MRIDEATLSHLQEWIGKSERYPDQVTSAPYRALSATLDRNDPEPKPGIFLPELWHWLYFLPHPQQSEIGPDGHAKRGGFLPPVPLPRRMWAGGRLRWVSELQIGDAIERVSTIKSVTHKSGRTGDLLFVLVEHQIFNQKGLALTEEHDIVYRAAPSPDEKPPAPTPAPRDAQWTKVINPDPVLLFRYSALTFNGHRIHYDRSYVTQEEGYPGLIVHGPLIATLLVDLVREHHPGRKLQSFEFRAIRPTFDIHPMKVNAALDLDDPSGQTLRVWAEDHEGWLTMQAKAVLSP; from the coding sequence ATGAGAATCGACGAAGCCACACTATCCCACCTCCAAGAGTGGATTGGTAAATCCGAGCGTTATCCAGATCAAGTGACCTCTGCACCTTACCGCGCTCTTTCCGCAACCCTCGACCGCAATGATCCCGAGCCAAAACCGGGGATCTTCCTCCCAGAGCTATGGCACTGGTTGTATTTCTTGCCACATCCCCAACAGTCCGAAATTGGTCCGGATGGTCATGCCAAGCGCGGAGGCTTCTTGCCACCTGTACCGCTGCCACGTCGCATGTGGGCCGGCGGTCGACTGCGTTGGGTGAGTGAACTGCAAATTGGTGATGCGATCGAACGTGTTTCCACGATTAAGTCGGTCACTCACAAATCAGGACGAACTGGTGATTTGCTGTTTGTCTTGGTTGAACATCAAATCTTCAATCAAAAAGGGCTTGCACTAACCGAAGAGCATGACATTGTGTATCGTGCAGCCCCAAGTCCCGATGAGAAACCCCCGGCTCCAACACCCGCTCCCCGCGATGCGCAATGGACCAAGGTGATTAATCCCGATCCAGTTCTACTGTTTCGCTACTCCGCACTCACTTTTAATGGACACCGTATTCATTACGACCGCAGTTACGTCACCCAAGAGGAAGGTTACCCAGGGTTGATCGTGCACGGTCCCTTGATCGCCACACTCTTAGTGGATCTGGTTAGAGAACATCACCCTGGCAGAAAGCTGCAATCCTTTGAGTTTAGAGCGATTCGTCCAACCTTTGATATCCATCCCATGAAAGTGAATGCCGCATTAGACCTGGATGATCCAAGCGGTCAAACCTTGCGGGTCTGGGCAGAAGATCATGAAGGCTGGCTAACCATGCAAGCCAAAGCAGTATTGAGTCCATGA
- a CDS encoding MmgE/PrpD family protein, translating into MTMGIHYSAELARFASQLQFEDIPEDVIARAEDLLVDWFASAIGGKGAKPVEIITQFAQSMGPVSQPAIAGSAEIIVSRSLSSPFLACLTNAAASHVVEQDDVHNGSVFHPGTIVFPAALALAQAKQLSGREFLTAAVVGYEVGIRVGEFLGRSHYKIFHTTGTAGTLAAAATVGRLLKLSPEQMLHAFGSAGTQSAGLWEFLRDAADSKQLHTAHASATGLMSAYLAQAGFTGAQKILEGVQGLAAGTSTDANPEKLIDRLGSRWCLAETSFKYHASCRHTHPAADALLQVIQKHAVKMDEIDRIETLVHQGAIDVLGPASDATTLHQSKFSMGTVLALVCKFQFAGLDEFAKHFNDPEICALRNRVSMILDPEVDQAYPQRWIGKVKVYLKNGRIYEGRVDEPKGDPGNTLSRAEIEEKALRLAAFSGGATEPEMRKVIALLFDIRRASAVPFIFSK; encoded by the coding sequence ATGACGATGGGTATTCATTACTCTGCTGAGCTTGCGCGCTTTGCAAGCCAATTGCAATTTGAGGATATTCCCGAGGATGTCATTGCACGGGCGGAAGATTTATTGGTGGATTGGTTTGCCTCCGCCATTGGTGGCAAAGGTGCAAAACCGGTTGAGATCATCACGCAATTTGCCCAATCGATGGGCCCAGTGTCACAACCCGCGATTGCTGGATCCGCAGAAATCATTGTGTCGCGCTCCTTGTCGAGTCCATTTCTGGCGTGCTTAACCAATGCTGCGGCATCGCACGTGGTTGAACAAGATGATGTTCATAATGGCTCGGTCTTTCATCCGGGAACCATCGTATTTCCAGCAGCATTAGCGCTTGCCCAAGCTAAACAACTGAGTGGCCGCGAGTTCTTAACCGCTGCAGTGGTTGGCTACGAGGTCGGTATTCGTGTTGGTGAGTTCTTAGGTCGCTCCCACTATAAGATTTTTCATACCACGGGGACCGCGGGTACCTTAGCGGCTGCCGCAACTGTTGGTCGTTTACTCAAATTGAGTCCGGAGCAAATGCTGCATGCCTTTGGTTCGGCTGGTACGCAATCGGCTGGTCTTTGGGAGTTCTTGCGTGATGCCGCGGATTCCAAACAACTGCATACTGCGCACGCCAGCGCCACCGGCCTGATGTCTGCCTACTTGGCACAAGCCGGATTTACTGGCGCTCAGAAAATACTCGAGGGCGTTCAAGGTCTTGCGGCAGGTACATCGACCGATGCTAACCCTGAAAAATTAATTGATCGACTGGGCTCGCGTTGGTGTTTAGCCGAGACCTCGTTCAAATATCACGCCTCGTGTCGCCACACTCATCCTGCAGCAGATGCCTTATTACAAGTGATTCAGAAACACGCTGTGAAGATGGATGAGATTGACCGTATTGAGACTCTGGTACATCAAGGTGCCATCGATGTTCTTGGGCCCGCTAGTGATGCGACGACCTTGCACCAATCTAAGTTCTCGATGGGCACAGTTCTTGCACTGGTCTGTAAGTTTCAATTTGCTGGTCTTGATGAGTTCGCCAAACACTTTAATGATCCCGAGATTTGCGCACTTCGAAATCGGGTGAGTATGATTTTGGATCCCGAGGTTGATCAAGCTTATCCACAGCGCTGGATTGGTAAGGTCAAGGTCTACCTTAAAAATGGTCGTATTTATGAAGGTCGCGTCGATGAGCCCAAAGGTGATCCGGGTAATACACTATCGCGAGCTGAAATCGAAGAGAAAGCCCTACGATTAGCCGCGTTTAGTGGTGGTGCCACTGAACCTGAAATGCGCAAAGTCATTGCATTGCTATTTGATATTCGTCGGGCAAGTGCTGTCCCGTTTATCTTTTCTAAATAA
- a CDS encoding HpcH/HpaI aldolase/citrate lyase family protein, with amino-acid sequence MNLPHLPLSDACCFLFVPANQPERYGKAFASGAQGVIIDLEDAVGLDDKPKARELLKQHWSSISDLDKQRLVVRCNAPGSPFYAADLILLKELQVPCLMIPKTETRDHINGAAEELPNTAFIPMIETPLGLHHLNEIASSQQVLRLALGNFDMQVELGISCDENETELDTARFMMTLASKLAQIAPPIDGVTPAVDDEVKIFAHAQKAKRFGFGAKLCIHPKQIPLVKQAFTPTPQEIDWAQRVIAADQASGGQAAKVDGKMIDRPVVMLARRILSLAGNP; translated from the coding sequence ATGAACCTCCCCCACTTACCACTAAGTGATGCATGTTGCTTCTTGTTTGTTCCAGCAAATCAACCCGAGCGTTATGGCAAAGCATTCGCCAGTGGGGCACAAGGCGTCATTATTGATTTAGAGGATGCCGTTGGTCTAGATGACAAACCCAAGGCACGCGAACTACTCAAACAACATTGGTCATCGATTTCAGACCTTGATAAACAGCGGCTGGTGGTCCGCTGTAATGCACCGGGCTCGCCGTTTTATGCAGCGGATTTGATATTACTCAAAGAGTTGCAAGTGCCATGCCTCATGATCCCCAAAACAGAGACGCGCGATCATATCAATGGCGCTGCCGAAGAGCTCCCCAATACTGCATTCATTCCGATGATCGAGACCCCGCTTGGCCTGCATCATTTAAATGAAATCGCAAGTTCGCAACAGGTCTTGCGGCTTGCGCTGGGCAACTTTGATATGCAAGTTGAGCTTGGGATTAGCTGCGATGAGAATGAAACAGAATTGGATACCGCCAGATTCATGATGACCCTGGCGTCAAAATTAGCGCAGATAGCCCCACCCATCGATGGGGTTACCCCTGCAGTGGATGATGAAGTGAAAATTTTTGCACATGCACAAAAAGCCAAGCGCTTTGGCTTTGGTGCTAAGTTATGCATTCATCCAAAGCAAATACCCCTTGTGAAACAAGCGTTTACTCCCACCCCCCAGGAGATCGACTGGGCCCAACGGGTGATTGCCGCAGATCAGGCCTCTGGGGGGCAAGCCGCCAAAGTGGATGGGAAGATGATCGATCGGCCCGTTGTCATGCTGGCCCGCCGTATCCTTAGCTTGGCTGGTAATCCCTAG
- a CDS encoding Bug family tripartite tricarboxylate transporter substrate binding protein — protein sequence MNLKKPLNALLAAVMGAGLLLTGTANAQKYPDKPISLVVPFAAGGPTDTIARLLATQMSKSLGQSVVVENVPGAGGTVASAKVAKSKPDGYTIYIHHMGMATAQALYDKLPYDPLKDFEYIGQVADVPMVLLGSKNFPPNNFKELEAYIRANKDKVTMANAGPGAVSQLCGLIFQSRLGVRVTTVPYKGTGPALTDLVGGQVNILCDQTTQTIPFIKDGKVKVYGVTTPKRLSALPNVPTLDEQGMKGFDVKVWHGIYAPLGTPKPVLEKLNAALKKALTDPDLKARLDSSNIDIVPVAKQNGEALKSHLDAEINRWGPIIRKANIPD from the coding sequence ATGAACTTGAAAAAACCTTTGAATGCATTACTTGCTGCAGTGATGGGCGCCGGCCTGTTATTGACCGGCACTGCAAACGCACAAAAATACCCTGATAAGCCAATTAGCCTAGTGGTCCCATTTGCAGCTGGTGGTCCAACCGATACGATTGCTCGCCTACTAGCAACCCAAATGAGTAAATCCTTGGGACAATCCGTGGTCGTTGAAAACGTTCCCGGAGCAGGTGGTACTGTTGCTTCTGCGAAAGTTGCCAAATCCAAACCCGATGGTTATACGATTTACATCCATCACATGGGCATGGCTACCGCTCAAGCTTTATATGACAAGCTTCCCTATGATCCCCTCAAAGATTTTGAGTACATCGGTCAAGTGGCTGATGTGCCAATGGTACTTTTAGGTAGCAAAAACTTCCCACCTAATAACTTCAAAGAACTTGAGGCATACATTCGTGCCAATAAAGACAAGGTAACAATGGCCAATGCAGGTCCAGGCGCCGTGTCCCAACTGTGCGGATTGATTTTTCAGAGCCGTTTAGGTGTGCGTGTGACAACCGTTCCTTACAAAGGTACTGGTCCAGCATTGACCGACTTAGTTGGCGGTCAGGTTAACATTCTGTGCGACCAAACCACCCAAACCATTCCATTCATCAAAGACGGTAAGGTGAAGGTCTATGGCGTAACCACTCCCAAGCGTCTTTCTGCTCTCCCCAATGTTCCAACCTTGGATGAGCAAGGCATGAAAGGCTTTGATGTGAAGGTATGGCATGGTATTTATGCTCCGCTTGGCACACCAAAACCCGTTCTCGAGAAACTCAATGCTGCCCTCAAGAAAGCGTTGACCGATCCTGATCTGAAGGCTCGTTTGGATTCCTCGAACATTGATATCGTTCCCGTTGCTAAGCAAAATGGTGAGGCGCTCAAATCTCACTTGGATGCCGAGATCAACCGTTGGGGTCCAATCATTCGTAAAGCCAACATTCCTGATTAA
- a CDS encoding exo-alpha-sialidase, with product MPMMRVLAFVFLVVAIAMAYFQLDDHPAWADFQVPVEQSTTEPTLSSIPTSSKTKPIVNPPTLQGLSEWLPDTTRPSVHAASVIPLKDGNWRAFWFAGSREGAADVVIQSAVWDSTMKQWGPPSVVLDREGAQASLGRYIAKLGNPVPMRNINGQLQLYVVAVSIGGWAGSSISVMHSDDDGLTWTGPKRLITTPLLNLSTLVKGSGFLFVDGTMGMPVYHEWIGKYGELLRLDPTGQMLDKRRMTSGRGTLQPIVFIDDAKHASAYFRQARGTGAKQIPVSYTTSAGERWELAPDLGLPNPNAAITGVELSDRTRLMVFNDLEHGRHRLVLAASWPGQTQVDSSQPAKNNYSPWKTISVLEDETASTTNPKEEFSYPYMSLNQQGQVLLVYTWNRKRIKSILWDAGNLQSYLQHVKAETDQTP from the coding sequence ATGCCGATGATGCGAGTATTGGCATTTGTATTCTTAGTGGTTGCGATCGCAATGGCGTATTTTCAGTTGGACGATCACCCGGCTTGGGCTGATTTTCAGGTTCCAGTTGAGCAATCCACTACCGAACCAACCCTCTCAAGTATTCCAACTTCGTCTAAAACGAAGCCCATCGTTAATCCACCGACATTGCAGGGATTGTCGGAGTGGTTACCTGATACCACAAGGCCGTCAGTCCATGCGGCGAGCGTGATTCCGTTAAAAGATGGAAACTGGAGGGCGTTTTGGTTTGCTGGTTCGCGTGAGGGTGCGGCCGATGTGGTGATTCAGAGTGCGGTCTGGGATTCAACAATGAAGCAATGGGGTCCGCCGAGTGTAGTCCTGGATCGAGAGGGTGCGCAAGCAAGCCTTGGACGTTACATTGCTAAGCTTGGTAACCCTGTGCCCATGCGCAATATCAATGGGCAATTACAGCTTTATGTGGTGGCAGTATCGATCGGCGGTTGGGCCGGGAGCTCCATCAGCGTGATGCATTCGGATGATGATGGATTGACTTGGACTGGACCAAAACGACTTATCACCACACCCTTACTTAACCTCAGCACTTTAGTAAAGGGTTCCGGATTTTTATTTGTGGACGGTACCATGGGAATGCCGGTCTATCACGAGTGGATCGGTAAATACGGTGAGTTATTGCGACTGGATCCGACTGGTCAGATGCTCGATAAACGACGGATGACCTCGGGTCGCGGCACTTTGCAGCCAATTGTCTTCATCGATGATGCCAAGCATGCTAGTGCTTATTTTCGTCAAGCCCGCGGCACAGGCGCCAAGCAAATTCCAGTGAGCTATACCACGAGCGCTGGTGAACGCTGGGAGTTGGCGCCTGATTTAGGTCTACCCAATCCCAATGCAGCCATCACTGGAGTGGAGCTATCGGATCGAACCCGTTTAATGGTCTTTAATGATTTGGAACATGGACGTCATCGCTTAGTCCTCGCAGCGTCATGGCCTGGACAGACTCAAGTCGATAGCAGCCAGCCAGCAAAGAATAATTACTCGCCCTGGAAGACGATTTCCGTACTTGAGGATGAGACGGCCTCAACCACCAATCCCAAGGAAGAGTTTTCTTATCCGTACATGAGTTTGAATCAACAAGGTCAAGTCTTACTGGTCTATACCTGGAATCGCAAGCGAATCAAGTCAATTCTTTGGGATGCTGGTAATTTACAGTCGTATCTTCAGCATGTAAAAGCAGAAACGGATCAGACCCCATGA